One genomic segment of Balaenoptera musculus isolate JJ_BM4_2016_0621 chromosome 11, mBalMus1.pri.v3, whole genome shotgun sequence includes these proteins:
- the LRRN1 gene encoding leucine-rich repeat neuronal protein 1 → MARMSFALAACRMVLSLLMTSLTGSSLQNSECPQLCVCEIRPWFTPQSTYREATTVDCNDLRLTRIPSNLSSDTQVLLLQSNNIAKTVDELQQLFNLTELDFSQNNFTNIKEVGLANLTQLTTLHLEENQITEMNDYCLQDLSNLQELYINHNQISTISANAFSGLKNLLRLHLNSNRLKVIDSRWFDSTPNLEILMIGENPVIGILDMNFKPLSNLRSLVLAGMYLTDIPGNALVGLDSLESLSFYDNKLVKVPQLALQKVPNLKFLDLNKNPIHKIQEGDFKNMLRLKELGINNMGELVSVDRYALDNLPELTKLEATNNPKLSYIHRLAFRSVPALESLMLNNNALNAVYQKTVESLPNLREISIHSNPLRCDCVIHWINSNKTNIRFMEPLSMFCAMPPEYRGQQVKEVLIQDSGEQCLPMISHDTFPNHLNMDTGTTVFLDCRAMAEPEPEIYWVTPLGNKITVETLSDKYKLSSEGTLEISNIQTEDSGRYTCVAQNVEGADTRVVTVKVNGTLLDGTQVLKIYVKQTESHSILVSWKVNSNVMTSNLKWSSATMKIDNPHITYTARVPVDVHEYNLTHLQPSTDYEVCLTVSNIHQQTQKSCVNVTTKNAAFALDISDQETSTALAAVMGSMFAIISLVSIAVYIAKRFKRKNYHHSLKKYMQKTSSIPLNELYPPLINLWEGDSEKDKDGTADTKPTQVDTSRSYYMW, encoded by the coding sequence ATGGCTAGGATGAGCTTTGCTTTAGCAGCTTGCCGAATGGTGCTGAGCTTGCTAATGACTTCATTAACTGGGTCTTCCCTACAAAACAGTGAGTGTCCACAACTTTGTGTATGTGAAATTAGGCCCTGGTTTACCCCACAGTCAACAtacagagaagccaccaccgtCGATTGCAATGATCTCCGCTTAACAAGGATTCCCAGCAACCTTTCTAGTGATACTCAAGTGCTTCTCCTACAGAGCAATAACATCGCAAAGACCGTGGATGAGCTTCAGCAGCTTTTCAACCTGACTGAGCTAGATTTCTCCCAAAacaactttacaaatattaaggAGGTAGGGCTGGCAAACCTGACCCAGCTCACTACTCTGCATTTGGAGGAAAATCAGATTACGGAAATGAATGATTATTGTCTGCAAGATCTCAGCAACCTTCAAGAACTCTACATCAACCATAACCAGATTAGCACTATTTCTGCTAATGCTTTTTCAggcttaaaaaatcttttaaggcTCCACCTAAACTCCAACAGATTGAAAGTGATTGATAGCCGCTGGTTTGATTCAACACCCAACCTGGAAATTCTCATGATTGGGGAAAACCCCGTGATTGGAATTCTGGATATGAACTTCAAACCCCTCTCAAATTTGAGAAGCTTAGTTTTGGCAGGAATGTATCTCACTGATATTCCTGGAAATGCCTTGGTGGGCTTGGATAGCCTAGAGAGCCTGTCCTTTTATGATAACAAACTGGTCAAAGTCCCTCAACTTGCCCTGCAAAAAGTTCCAAATTTGAAATTCTTAGACCTCAACAAAAACCCCATCCACAAAATCCAGGAAGGGGACTTCAAAAATATGCTCCGGTTAAAAGAGCTGGGAATCAACAATATGGGGGAACTTGTCTCTGTGGACCGCTACGCCCTGGATAACTTGCCTGAACTCACAAAGTTAGAAGCCACCAATAACCCCAAATTATCTTACATCCACCGCTTGGCTTTTCGAAGTGTCCCTGCCCTAGAAAGCTTGATGTTGAACAACAATGCCTTGAATGCCGTTTACCAGAAGACAGTAGAATCCCTTCCTAATCTGCGTGAGATCAGTATCCACAGCAATCCCCTGAGGTGTGACTGTGTTATCCACTGGATTAATTCCAACAAGACAAACATCCGCTTCATGGAGCCCTTATCCATGTTCTGTGCCATGCCGCCTGAATATAGAGGGCAGCAGGTGAAGGAAGTTTTAATTCAGGATTCAGGTGAACAGTGCCTCCCAATGATATCTCATGACACATTCCCAAATCATTTAAACATGGATACTGGCACAACAGTTTTCCTAGACTGTCGGGCCATGGCCGAGCCAGAACCTGAAATTTACTGGGTCACTCCCCTTGGAAATAAGATAACTGTGGAAACGCTTTCAGATAAATACAAACTAAGTAGTGAAGGTACATTGGAAATATCTAACATACAAACTGAAGACTCAGGAAGATACACCTGTGTTGCCCAGAATGTTGAAGGGGCAGACACTCGAGTGGTGACAGTTAAGGTTAATGGAACCCTTCTGGATGGTACCCAGGTGCTGAAAATATATGTCAAGCAGACAGAATCTCATTCCATTTTAGTGTCCTGGAAAGTTAATTCCAATGTCATGACGTCAAACTTAAAATGGTCATCTGCCACCATGAAGATTGACAATCCCCACATAACATATACTGCCAGGGTCCCGGTAGATGTTCACGAATACAACCTAACACACCTGCAGCCTTCCACAGATTATGAAGTGTGTCTCACAGTGTCCAATATTCATCAGCAGACTCAAAAGTCATGTGTTAATGTCACAACCAAAAATGCTGCCTTCGCACTGGACATTTCTGATCAAGAAACCAGTACAGCCCTTGCTGCAGTTATGGGGTCCATGTTTGCCATCATTAGCCTTGTATCCATTGCTGTGTACATTGCCAAAAGATTTAAGAGGAAAAACTACCACCATTCATTAAAAAAGTATATGCAAAAAACCTCTTCAATCCCACTAAATGAGCTGTACCCACCACTCATTAACCTCTGGGAAGGTGACAGCGAGAAAGACAAAGATGGTACTGCAGACACCAAGCCAACCCAAGTTGACACATCCAGAAGCTATTACATGTGGTAA